The sequence below is a genomic window from Macadamia integrifolia cultivar HAES 741 chromosome 1, SCU_Mint_v3, whole genome shotgun sequence.
GGAGAATCATAATGTACACAACTTTACCCTATTTCGTGAAGGGAGAGGTTGTTTCTTGACTAGAGATGTCTCTTAAGAGTAGTATTCAATATATTGTTGAAACTATGACTACTGATAAAGGTCGACGACAAACCAGTTTCAAATCCTTCACTGTGGTGGTAAATCTAGATTTGTACTTCGCTTATCATACATAGAAGGACAATCCATTGATCCAACTCATCTCCATCTGCTCTTATTTGCCTTAACCCGACTATTTAATAAATGAAGCCAATCTATGGCTGGTGCAACATACCTGAACCAATCTAGATAGGTATGACCTGCAATACTGTTCTTCACTTCTATGCAATGCTAAGTGGAGTTGTTTTCTAGATAGCTATAAGCTAGATCACTTAATTGCCATCATACCATGGACATGGTACATTGGTCTAATTAGAATgatgaattttgggtgtaaTTTGTTCCCCGGTGGGATATTGTTCACAAGGAGTTGTTTCATCCCCACAGCTTATCTGATGAGAATTCTCTCATCAGGTGATGTTGATACATATAGGGACATaggtgggggttgggggtgggggataTACCTGTGTGATAAGAAACAGAGCATGAGAAGAAAGACTTTGGATTTCTTTTATTAAAgctgaaagaaaaagaaaagcctTGTCTATAGGAAAATACACATATGTCTGTAACTACTTTCATCTATTGGAAAATATTACTAATAGAGCCACTTGTCCTCTTGTAACAACTATAACAACACCACTTGTAACTAAATGAGTAGTGGAAACTAACTCAATGGAGATTCTATTtgtcaacactccccctcaagctgagATGGAGGATATACACCCAGCTTGTGAAGAATGGAATGAAATTGGGTTAAACCGAGGGCCTTCGTAAAGATATATGCACGTCGAGCAGGGCTGCTAACATAGAAGATGCGTATAAGACCCCGTTGAATCTTCTCCCGTATAAGGTGGCAATCTATTTCGATATGTTTGGTGCGCTCGTGGAAGACTGGGTTGGCAACAATGTGAATGGACGCTTTATTATCACAGTAGAGGTGCACTGGATCAGAGTGAGATATACCAAGATCAGCAAACAAGTTCTTGAGCCAGGTCAATTCGCAAGAAGCTGTAGCTATGGATCGGTATTTTGCCTCAGCAGAAGAACGGGAAATTGTTGATTGCTTTTTGGTTTGCTGGGAAATCGGACTTGATCCAAGAAACGTAATGTACCCAGAAGTGGAACGGCGAGTAAGAGGGCATCTTGCCCAGTCAGAATCACAATAAGCTGAGATGGTAAAAGAGCTAGCTGAAGACATAAGAAGCCCTTGACTTGGTGATCCTTTGAGATATTGGAACACACGATGGGCAGCAGAGAGGTGTGAGACATGTGGTTGATGCATAAGTTGGCTGAGAACATGAACAACAAATGTCAAATCTGACCGAGTTATAGTGAGGTAAATAAGGCGACCAACCAATTGACAGTAAGTAGCAGGATCAGGTAGTAAAGTGCCATGAGTAGAAGGGAACTTCAAATGTTGTTCCATAGGAAACCGAGCTGGTTTGCAGCCAAGAAAACTAGATTCATTAATAATGTCAAGGGTATATTTTTGTTGTGTAAGAAGAACACCCTGTGAAGACGGTCAACCTCTATTCCAAGGAAGAATTTGAGATCACCAAGGTCCTTAATGTGGAAATGTTGCTTGAGCTATGTTTTTAATTCAGGTATATGAGAAGTATTACTCCCTGAgatgatgatatcatctacatatacaAGAACAACGGTGAGAAGATCACCACATTTGAATGTTAAGAATGAATAATCTGCAGTGGACTGTCGAAAACCAAAAGAGAGAAGGGCATTTGAGAACTTTTGAAACCAATTCCGAGAAGCTTGCTTGAGGCCGTAGAGAGACTTTTAAAGTCGACAAACCATGTTCTCCCCCTCACATTGAAACCCAGGTGGGATTTGCATATAAACCTCTTCGTCCAAAAGGGCATTATGTACATCAAGTTGATATAAGAACCAATTTTTGGCTGTAGCAATAGTAACAAGGCCTCGGATGGTAACCAACTTTGCGACAGGAGCAAAAGTCTCATAGTAATCTAAACCTTCTAACTGGGTGTAGCCTTTTGCAACAAGACGTGCTTAATGCCACTCAATGGTAccatcagaattgtattttaTATGATATACCCATTTGCATCCAATGGCCCATTTTCCATTAGGAAGGGGCCGAATTATCCAAGTGTTATTCAATTCAAGAGCTTTCATCTCAGTAGCCATAGCCTCACGCCACACTGGCACCTTATTTGCTTGAGTGAAGGACTTAGGTTCCTCATCAGATAAGACAAAAGCAATGAAAGCCCTGGGTGCAgtagaaaaacaaggaaaagagagaaagtgtTGAATGGGATAGGGATTACCTGGGGGAGGCTTGAAGGAGAGGAAATGTGGAAGTGGTGATGACGTACATTCAGCAGCAGTGTAAATATAATCCTGCAGTTTGGAAGATGGAACATGTGGACACATAGAATGCCGTGGAGGAGGATTAGAAGAtatgggagaagaagaggaatctgAAACCACAGTTGGAATAGCAGTTGATGGAGAAGTATCCATTACAGGGAAACCAGATTCAGGCATAGAGAAATCTGGAATTACATTTGGGACAGGGATGGATGGccaaggagatggagaagattcttgttgaaaaggaaaaatatattcaCGGAATATAACATCCCGACTAGTGAAAATACAATGCGTGGTGAGATCATAGACACAATAACCAAGTTGACCCATGGGTTATCCAACAAAAATGGATGGGTTGGAACGGGAAGAAAATTTGTGGTGATAAGGATCATTATTATGAACAAAACAAAGACAGCCGAAGACACGAAGATGAGTATAAGAAGGAGGATTATGGAAAAGTAACTCATATGGAGTCGCACTGGAGAGAACAGCGGTGGGCATTTTATTGATCAAGTTACAAGTTGTTAATACACATTCACCCCAAAAAGAGAGTGGAAGATGTGcttgaaaatgaagaacacGAGCAACCTCTAAAATGTGGCAATGTTTACGTTTGACcacaccattttgttgaggagtATGCACACAAGAGTGTTGATGTATTATACCAAGAGAGTAAAACAGATTTTGCATAGGCTGAGAGAGGAGAAATTCAACACCATTAACAAGTAGACCTGATGAACTTTAGTCTGAAATTGGGTACGTACCAAATTAAGAAATCGAGAgagaaatttaaaagtattagATTTGAATTTCATCAAGTATACCCAAGTACCACATGAAAAGTCATCAACTATAGACAGAAAATAATGTGCTCCCGATTGGGAGGCAGTAGCGTAAGGAACCCATATGTCACAATGAATCAATTCAAATGGAGAAGTACTTTTATTTCTGCTAAGTGAGAAAGGTAACCGTGATTGCTTTACAAGAGGACATAtatcagaagaaaaagaaggggaaaaagtaACATTCTGTAGAGGAAAATGAGCAAAGTTGTGATGAATGGCCCAAACGCCTATGCCACAACTCAATGGAAGAAGAAACAGTAGCAGCAATCAGTTGAGTTAGTGGTTGGTGAAGGATGTTATTCCTACTAATAACAACAGATAGGATCTtgccatacaatcattgaatcaaaaaattaaattataagggtcgacgcataccgttcaccatcgattgtgaagaattttatatttttcctgtatttttattcctgcaatcccaatcacgaacacaatggatcttctaggtttctcccactagctctcTTAATGCTCTCCTGGTGATGGaaccaataatgagattgacGTTAGAGTAGGAagaggacctagagtcctattaaaTAAAGTTTTGCATCCTCCCATCAAGATGTgcaaatagggtaggactctttttcctaatttgacgaggagtgggtttcctatttggaatccaattctatgagattagtaccggtcaattacctaattggtatatgggacaatataaagaatattctaaagaATATTCTTACAATTGGTGCTTGAAGTAGTATAAACCAACACGCATTTCCCCCACTTCAATCACTCTCTCATGGATAAGTcctgaaaaatacaaaaagtggGAAAGAAAATCACAGCACAATTGATGTCTTTTGTGATTTTGCTAACAGATaacaaattgaaagaaaaggtGGGAATACAAAGTACATTTGTAAGAGAtatagaaggagaaagaaattgAGAACCAACATGAGTAGCTAAAGTGGTATTCCCATTCGGTAAGCTAATCAAAGTATTTGCTGAGGGACAAATAGAATGAATGGAAAAGAGTAATGGGGGGTAAAATGATGAGAAGCACCTGAGTCCATTACCCATGAGAAGCACCTGAGTCGATTACCTATGACAATGAGGAATTAGATGTGAGGGGACAAGAGTGTGTACCTAAAATGCGTAGCAGATGAGGAAGGCTCAGGTGCTAAAAGAGAGGGCAACTGCTGGTACTGTGTAGGTGTAAGAGATTGTAAAGAATGAGATGATGCTGCTAGAGATTGATCATGTTGCAGAGTATCTGAAGCTTCTTGTGGAACAGAAAGATTTTCCTGATTGGCATTCTTTTTGCCCTTGAATCGATTAGAATGACTATTGAATCGCCTGTTCTGGTTGTTGGGATAGCCATGTAATTCATAGCAAGTTTCTTTCACATGACCATGGTTTTGACAGTGAATACAGAAGGGACGACCTTTAGGATGAAAAAAATTGGGTACAATGGATCGTGGGCTTCGACTGATGCCTCCTTCATCAGAACGATTTGCCATAAATGATGCTGCGCCTACAGGGAAATTCTGAGAATGTTGAAGTCCCTTGTGTCGTTCTTCTTGTAGCACAAGAGCATAAGCCTTTCCAACAATAGGGATTGGTTCCATTGTTAGAATTTGAGTTCTAACAGTAGCATAAGAGTCATTAACACCCATCAATAATTGATAAGTTTTCTCAGTCTGCAGATGATCATATAAAGATTGAAGGAACCACATGTGCAAGCAGGAATTTATGTGTATGAACCAAGCTCATCCCATAAAatcttaaaagaagaaaaatacttGGAGAGAATAAGATGATCTTGTTGCAACAGCGCAATAGATATCTTAATTTCATAAATGTGAGGTCCATTACCTTGCGAGAACCGATTCTGCAGATCCAACCATAACTCGCGAGCTGTATCAGCATAAATAACACTATCGTGGAGATCTTGTACTAAGCTATTGTACAACCATAAAATAACCATCAGATTGCAATATTCCAGGTCAGCACATCTAAAGTTTTTGAGATGGGATCCTCGTACATTCACCTGATCATTACATGTGAGGAGCAAGAGGGGATCCAATCTGGAAGTTTTGTACTCTAATATAAACAAAAGGATGCCACGTAGACTTTAGAtagctagggtttcaaaatttggaaaaagcACCGCCTTCTcgtttcataaaaaatatatagaaataATGGAATTTGAACAAAATACACAATCTTCAACTGAAACTGAAATAGGagggaaattaaaattttctttttgagaaattgaaatttttttcaataaCAAAGAACCGTAAAATGTTTAAAGACTCTTTGattcaataaaaaagaagaagaatgataagTTACCTAACTGATGAAATCTATATGGATTTCTGTAACTGGATCCTCTGGCATGGGAATCAATTCTTCTCTATCTAAGGTGTAGTTACGTGAGGAGATAGCTTGACGAATTGCCGTTTGTGATATTGTAAGACTTTCTTCCACCTTCTCCCAAATGCTCTTCACCTTCTAATTAATAactaaattaaaagaagaacaagtacaagaagaagaagaaaataataaaagaaacaaatctaAATTTCAGGGTTACTCACCTTAATATTAGAATTACCGCCATCACTTCTGATTATACTACTATTGTTAATGTTACAGTTAGTGATATTGATGGGATTAACtagagaagatgatgaagaaggagTTGGAACTGGATTtagatagagagagatttgtGGGGCTTTCTTGTTTATATTCGTACAACTGacaggaaaagaagaagaagaggaagagaatacTTTATAAGAATTGTTGATCAAGGGAGAGAAGTAGAGAAGGACAATAGGAAGAACAGGAAAGACTAAGAAATTTGTTGGGCACTTCAAGGAAGCCAttacttcttcttcatcaattctCTACTCACTAGTCTCTTTTTTCCAttgcttcctttctttccatgACAACCCTTTCAAAGTgctcaaaaaagaaaacaacatCCAAATTAGATTTTAAATACTTCGCACTTTCACTAAGTTGTGTACTCCACATGCCTGTTGTGAAGGTATTTTTCATATATAACTTTGGCCACCTGTATTTAAAATTAGAGATACGATCCAACCGAGATTTTAAACAACTGAAGTTTTTGAGATGGGATCGTCGTACATTCACCTGATCATTACATGTGAGGAGCAAGAGGGGATCCAATCTCGAAGTTTTGTACTCTCATATAAACAAAAGGATGCCACGTAGACTTTAGAtagctagggtttcaaaattttgaaaaagcaCCGCCTCCTCGTTTCATCAAAAATATATAGAAATAATGGAATTTGAACAAAATACACAATCTTCAGATGAAACTGAAATaggagggaaaataaaaattttcttttttgagaaattgaaatttttttcaataaCAAAGAACCGTAAAATGTTTGAAGACTCTTTGAttcaataaaaagaagaagaatgataagTTACTTAAATGATGAAATCTATATGGATTTCTGTAACTGGATCCTCTGGCATGGGAATCAAATCTTCTCTATCTAAGGTGTAGTTACGTGAGGTGATAGCTTGACGAATTGCTGTTTGTGATATTGTAAGACTTTCTTCCACCTTCTCCCAAATGCTCTTCACCTGCTAATTAATAaccaaattaaaagaagaacaagtacaagaagaagtagaaaataataaaagaaacaaatctaTAAAGTATTCTCTTCCTTGAAAGCAAGTTGTTCATTCCCAGGAattcactccgagatttcctgatctggaAATTGCATGTTGGGGGAGTCACTGACCATTTCGatcgagataagaccatcaccctcgttgaggaccgattcttgtggccaggactgaagagggatgttgctagagttgggagtcagtgtaggacatgccagactACCAAACAATAAAAGCAAAACACGGgattgtacactcccctacctgtTCCTCATTCCCCTTGgtaggaccttagcatggacttcgtgcttggtctaccaaaaactttgagaggccatgattctgtttatgtggttgtggacCACTTCTTGAAGATgacccatttcatcccatgctctaagacctctgatgcatccatagtagctagacttttctttaatgaggttgtcaagtaccatgggttgcccctcaccatagtgtctgatagggatgttaagttcactagtcatttttggaggaccctgtGGCAgatgatgggcacgaagctccgtttctcctcagcttttcaccctcagaccgatggccaaaccgaggttgtcaataggagcttagggaatttattgcgttgccttATAGGAGAACatcttaccagttgggatcgagtccttagccaggctgagtttgcatataatagttctaagaaccgtaccactggtctgtccccctttgagatctgttcaggataccagccccGGGCACCCATggaccttatcccagtcgtgtttagttctaggacctcccagtcagccgagtcttttgctcagcatatacatgatttgtatgcaggtataagaagacagataaCACTGAGCAAGGAACAATATAAGTTGAAGgtagatgtgcacagaaggctataagagtttcaagagggtgatatggtgatggttagaattAAGCCGCAAcattttgttaggggaaaagcgagcaagctgcatgctcgtagcacaggtccaTTCAAAGTACTCAaaaggataggtgccaatgcgtatgttcttgatctacCAGCTAGTATGGAaatcagtaatattttcaatgttgaagaccttgtcccataccatggtacctctaccattacccctttctatcctgatgactttgaggacttccccttcaccattgatgagactactgaaccaaaccaaccacttccccccgccttattaccacctgtgcctatGGTCACGAGAGGGACTGAAGAAATTGagaaaatccttgatgagaagattgtgtccacacacactggaggttctagagagttcttggttaAGTGGCGTGGACGTCTGGAAATTGACacacctggatcacaatgcaagaaatccaacaactcaacccagacctacttgaatattacatgagctttaattcaccggaggtgaattcttccaagccgggtagagttgatggggacatcaagacgtacaactgaaggaagaagaagacccaaccttctttgtggttagaggattaaaagaagaagaagaaaggaaggctcgatccagcctttccagcgttggatcgagtcctctccttccaaattttgccaagattgtgtggcccccaccaaatctgatctTCTCTTCAATACTGGGTTGCTGTTATCCTTTACGACAAGGActgggctgctgctgatctcTTTTCAACATTCAAACTGCTATTGGACATCTTCTTCGAATCTGGGTTCTCTCCCTTTATTCTCAGGCCTGGGCAGCAGATAAGTATAGAGTAAACCCTCCCATTCCCTCCATTATCCCCTCATTATTTACCCTGTTACTTCCATTAAAACCCTTTTGCCATTGTTTAACGTTTTATGTACCACACTGTTTGCCTTAAGTATTGCTAGGCTTCTTATTACTAGTACAACTGATTTTAGAGCATATAGCATGGGGTTTCTATCTACTTTTGATGCTTAATAAACTAGTGTTGTAGCCTAATTTTggttgctgccatgttccctaccccatgtttccccttgaagcttgagtgagtttatgtgtttttcttcctagattattattgccctttgttactttgtttattagtcatattctattttgcatattaaatcttgtttgttgagtttattttgtcctgtctacccaagtcccttgaggtAACCCTACCTacttagttaatcttgtaggaaacctagtcccATAGGAATCCCCTACATCACTTTTTCAGAAATTTCTCCCATAACTTTTAAACTTAATATTTCTCtcacaaaaaaattacaaatttagTTTAAAGAAACATTTTACTCCAAAGTGGAAGGACAAATTTTACCCCAAGTAAATAATCATAAGAGATGCAAAGGGAATGAAAGAAGCAGCTTGTTTTTTATATGCGGTATTGTCTTAATCAGTGTAGTTTGCACATCAAAGATATTCTAAGAAAACTAAGAAATAGTGCAGAATTCTTTGCTGGATTAGAAAGATAAGCAGTTACTTTATCTGGTTATGGCAAGGACACAATTTGGAATTGCAAAATTTCCACCTAAAACATGACTAGTGTCAAACATGGGGTTGTGATACAATCCGGGGTTCCCTGATTAGGATCGCTTACAGACCCACTCAAGTAAATAATAGCCAATAGACATAATACGATGCCAATTCTATAAATTATCTCAAGTTTACAAAGGGGAGTCGCAATCTGGTAAATAAACAGAATCTTAAATGAGAGGCTAGGTCCAGTAAACAGCAAGTAAGATTCCCATGCCTGATAGGATAGAATGTACTGTAGTACAGCAGGTTATCCCTTAATCCACATCAGCAATAAGGGTTAGAACAGAATACCAGAAATTGACAATGACTCTTaatgtcagaaaaaaaaaaaaaaaagaaacatagtTTTAACAACTTACAGACCTAGGATTTTGAGCAAATGAATAAGCCTGAAATCACTGTCAAAAGGAGGCAGTAGGATGGACAACAGAATACCAGAAATTGGCTTTCAACTGATGGCCGGATTAGAAGATATCATGGCCTGAAGAATACTGTCAAAGAACTCCAAAATCAGTGAGCCGTAGAGTATTGGAGCCTTCTAACACCAGCTTCTTGGAGAAATCAATGGATCAGACTGTAGAGGATCAACAGCAACAAAATAACACACAGGGTGGCCCTGTTGGCTCCTTCAATCGGAATCAAATCACCATACATAATGCTTGTAACATTCACAAAATGAGGAGAGCTAAAAGAAAGAGTACCATGGATGTCGGAACCTTGTACAGGAAACTACTTGCTTtaacaggaaagaaaataacTTAAAATCTAATAATTCAAAAGGTAAAGGCTGCCCCTTGAAAAGTTCCCCCTGCCCCTCCCATCCCAGGCCCCCCATTTGTTGAGCCACTAGCTCCTGGAAATTAGCAGCGTGCCCAACTTCCGCCCCAGCTAaaaatagcaactaaataaattaaaagataGAAGCTAGCTGTCTCCTGGACAAGAACTTAATAGGGGATAACTTAATGAGATGGACGTTAGATACATGACTAGACTAAACTCCTCCCAATGGGCTGGCTCATTACTGAATACTCTCAAACAAGAATCATTCCATACAGTGCCAGAATATTGATAAGATGTTTCTGAAACTAACCCAAGCAATGGTTGCAGTTTCAGATGTGAATGCAGATGGATAACTCGCAAAAGAGGTGAACTTTGGAGGTAAGATCCTAGGGATTGGATTGCCCTAGGGTAATGATGTTAACCCCAAAGTTTGAGGCCAAAACAATAAGATCTGAGCGAGATGGAGTTCTCTCTTGCTAAATTCAAAACAATGGTAGAGCAGGGCAGAAAACTGAGTAAATATTAAAAGaatgaagaggaaggagaaagaaataTGAGGATAGGTGCGACTAGGGAGAACATACCCgatggggaaggagagagaagtgaGGGAAACCACAGCCAACGAGTTGCTCATCCACACAGGCAACACTAAAACTCCATATTTTCATTCTCTTAATATTTCGATGGATTACATGCATATTTAAAGATAAAATTCCGATATACTGTCTGAATAAATGATTGAactcaaataggaaactaacactAAAGCAAGGGAACCAATCTCTTCCATTACCAATCCTATCTAAAACTCTCAT
It includes:
- the LOC122069123 gene encoding uncharacterized protein LOC122069123; amino-acid sequence: MGQLGYCVYDLTTHCIFTSRDVIFREYIFPFQQESSPSPWPSIPVPNVIPDFSMPESGFPVMDTSPSTAIPTVVSDSSSSPISSNPPPRHSMCPHVPSSKLQDYIYTAAECTSSPLPHFLSFKPPPGNPYPIQHFLSFPCFSTAPRAFIAFVLSDEEPKSFTQANKVPVWREAMATEMKALELNNTWIIRPLPNGKWAIGCKWLVTIRGLVTIATAKNWFLYQLDVHNALLDEEVYMQIPPGFQCEGENMSTADYSFLTFKCGDLLTVVLVYVDDIIISGTRFPMEQHLKFPSTHGTLLPDPATYCQLVGRLIYLTITRSDLTFVVHVLSQLMHQPHVSHLSAAHRVFQYLKGSPSQGLLMSSASSFTISAYCDSDWARCPLTRRSTSGYITFLGSSPISQQTKKQSTISRSSAEAKYRSIATASCELTWLKNLFADLGISHSDPVHLYCDNKASIHIVANPVFHERTKHIEIDCHLIREKIQRGLIRIFYVSSPARRAYIFTKALGLTQFHSILHKLGVYPPSQLEGEC